One stretch of Ursus arctos isolate Adak ecotype North America unplaced genomic scaffold, UrsArc2.0 scaffold_37, whole genome shotgun sequence DNA includes these proteins:
- the EMC9 gene encoding ER membrane protein complex subunit 9 isoform X2 — MQSGPCAFWASHLALSVMLEVALNQVDVWGAQAGLVVAGYYHANAALDDQSAGPLALKIAGRIAEFFPGAVLIMLDNQKLVPQPHVPPVIVLENHGLRWVPKDKNLVMWRDWEESRQMVGALLEGRAHQHLVDFDCHLDDIRQDWTNQQLNTQITQWVGPTHGNT; from the exons ATGCAATCCGGACCGTGCGCGTTCTGGGCCAG CCACCTGGCCCTGTCCGTCATGCTGGAGGTCGCCCTCAACCAG GTGGATGTGTGGGGCGCGCAGGCCGGTCTGGTAGTGGCTGGGTACTATCATGCCAATGCAGCTCTGGACGACCAGAG TGCTGGGCCCCTGGCCTTGAAAATCGCTGGGCGGATTGCAGAATTCTTCCCTGGAGCAGTCCTTATTATG TTGGATAATCAGAAACTGGTGCCTCAGCCTCATGTGCCCCCCGTCATCGTCCTGGAAAACCATGGTCTCCGTTGGGTCCCCAAGGACAAGAACTT AGTGATGTGGAGGGACTGGGAAGAGTCACGGCAGATGGTGGGAGCTCTGCTGGAGGGCCGGGCCCACCAGCATCTTGTGGACTTTGACTGCCACCTTGACGACATCCGACAGGACTGGACCAACCAGCAGCTGAACACCCAAATCACCCAATGGGTTGGTCCCACCCATGGAAATACCTGA
- the EMC9 gene encoding ER membrane protein complex subunit 9 isoform X1 produces the protein MGEVEISARAYVKMCLHAARYPHAAVNGLLLAPAPRSGECLCLTDCVPLFHSHLALSVMLEVALNQVDVWGAQAGLVVAGYYHANAALDDQSAGPLALKIAGRIAEFFPGAVLIMLDNQKLVPQPHVPPVIVLENHGLRWVPKDKNLVMWRDWEESRQMVGALLEGRAHQHLVDFDCHLDDIRQDWTNQQLNTQITQWVGPTHGNT, from the exons ATGGGGGAGGTGGAGATCTCGGCCCGGGCCTACGTGAAGATGTGCCTGCACGCCGCCCGGTACCCGCACGCCGCCGTCAACGGGCTATTGCTGGCGCCCGCGCCGCGGTCGGGAGAATGTCTGTGTCTCACCGACTGTGTGCCCCTGTTCCACAGCCACCTGGCCCTGTCCGTCATGCTGGAGGTCGCCCTCAACCAG GTGGATGTGTGGGGCGCGCAGGCCGGTCTGGTAGTGGCTGGGTACTATCATGCCAATGCAGCTCTGGACGACCAGAG TGCTGGGCCCCTGGCCTTGAAAATCGCTGGGCGGATTGCAGAATTCTTCCCTGGAGCAGTCCTTATTATG TTGGATAATCAGAAACTGGTGCCTCAGCCTCATGTGCCCCCCGTCATCGTCCTGGAAAACCATGGTCTCCGTTGGGTCCCCAAGGACAAGAACTT AGTGATGTGGAGGGACTGGGAAGAGTCACGGCAGATGGTGGGAGCTCTGCTGGAGGGCCGGGCCCACCAGCATCTTGTGGACTTTGACTGCCACCTTGACGACATCCGACAGGACTGGACCAACCAGCAGCTGAACACCCAAATCACCCAATGGGTTGGTCCCACCCATGGAAATACCTGA